A stretch of Aureispira sp. CCB-E DNA encodes these proteins:
- a CDS encoding S8 family serine peptidase yields MKGIIFSITISIFLSTFSLAQNEQYVPNQFLIQIKAQHNIKELMARLVDYNRSIEWQKPQQLIPNMDIWLLEHNQPNLQEKLLHILQDLSMVQVAQYNHKVNLRSPSPMATTPNDPLFNNQWQYINTGAGGGTAGVDLDAELAWDITTGGLTANNDTIVVAILDNGISPSQTDFGNNIWVNHAEIPNNNVDDDGNGYKDDYKGWNPTSNTDLIAGGSHGTSVAGIIGAKGDNNNGVAGVNWNVKMMIIKNDFNTNEAHVLSSYGYVLTQRKIYNQTNGARGAYVVATNASWGLDNGQPANAPLWCSFFDTLGSYGILNIASTANANVDIEVVGDLPTACPSDYLVAVTNINKLGQKDFGAAYGNISIDLGAFGAGVYTTKAPSGFGTFGGTSAACPHVAGAVALMYAGACSNFMSYSLAHPDSAALKMKTYLMNGVVPITDLAGRSVSEGYLNLNNSLNLCVNDCPTNTCFSVYAIHSSAVIDTQAQINFTFTPTVNQAQYRYKAQGGAWSSYNLIPVGQSNFTLNNLTACTNYDVEIVSFCNGSTGEKNFFSFKTDGCCEAPRNITHTSVSPDSVYVEWSSVLAANSYLVEYKEINTTTWQQLPSTSNNSYWLSGLNACSYYDLRIQTICNNGARTNYSDTIHFVTLGCASCSTINYCAANGNNTTDDWIDTFRVDNFTYASGNNNGYFLYSNIDIFLGKGDFHNIAISQGKSFTEHVKIWLDLNQDGDFWDPGEEIYSAVMPVNMSTIYGSIIVPPTALLGVTRMRVGIRWNNPPLVCGVTDLGEIEDYCVQIIPGTAIQQLPSSLSTCTIAPNPFSEKITLTLDLNQDTDVHLSILSATGQLVYHDILKNQTTGVHSIELAPNMPTGVYFLQVKTQDGQVTKRIVKL; encoded by the coding sequence ATGAAAGGGATTATTTTTTCGATCACAATCAGCATTTTTCTTAGCACCTTCAGTCTTGCCCAAAACGAACAGTATGTTCCCAATCAGTTTTTGATTCAGATCAAGGCTCAGCATAATATCAAAGAACTAATGGCTCGATTAGTTGATTACAACCGTTCTATAGAGTGGCAAAAGCCACAACAACTCATTCCTAACATGGACATTTGGCTATTAGAGCACAACCAACCCAATTTGCAAGAAAAACTTTTACATATTTTGCAAGACTTGTCTATGGTACAGGTTGCTCAGTACAACCACAAAGTAAACCTTCGATCGCCTAGCCCAATGGCAACGACTCCTAATGATCCTTTATTTAACAATCAATGGCAATACATCAATACTGGAGCAGGTGGAGGCACAGCAGGTGTTGACTTAGATGCTGAATTAGCTTGGGATATTACCACAGGAGGACTGACAGCGAACAACGATACCATTGTTGTCGCCATTTTAGACAATGGAATAAGTCCATCTCAAACCGATTTTGGCAACAATATCTGGGTCAACCATGCTGAAATCCCTAATAACAATGTAGATGATGACGGAAATGGCTATAAAGACGACTACAAAGGTTGGAACCCCACTAGCAATACAGATTTAATTGCTGGAGGTTCACATGGAACATCAGTAGCAGGCATTATTGGTGCAAAAGGTGATAATAACAATGGAGTTGCTGGGGTAAATTGGAATGTAAAAATGATGATTATAAAAAATGATTTTAACACCAATGAAGCCCATGTTCTGTCTTCTTATGGATATGTACTCACACAACGAAAAATTTATAATCAAACCAATGGAGCGCGTGGAGCTTATGTAGTTGCTACCAATGCTTCTTGGGGTTTAGATAATGGACAACCCGCCAATGCTCCGCTTTGGTGTTCGTTTTTTGATACCTTAGGCTCCTATGGAATACTAAACATTGCTTCTACCGCCAATGCTAATGTAGATATAGAAGTGGTTGGTGATCTTCCAACAGCTTGCCCTAGCGATTATTTAGTAGCAGTTACCAATATTAATAAATTAGGTCAAAAAGACTTTGGTGCGGCATATGGCAATATTAGTATCGATTTAGGTGCTTTTGGTGCTGGTGTCTACACCACCAAGGCGCCATCTGGTTTTGGCACCTTTGGGGGAACTTCCGCTGCCTGTCCTCATGTAGCAGGAGCTGTTGCATTGATGTATGCTGGAGCTTGTAGTAATTTTATGTCTTACTCTTTAGCGCATCCAGACAGTGCGGCACTCAAAATGAAAACATACTTGATGAACGGAGTAGTCCCCATTACAGATTTGGCAGGACGCAGTGTTTCGGAAGGCTACTTAAACTTAAATAATAGTTTAAACTTATGTGTGAATGACTGTCCTACCAATACCTGTTTCTCTGTTTACGCCATTCACTCTAGTGCTGTTATTGATACACAAGCCCAAATCAATTTCACCTTTACTCCTACCGTTAATCAAGCTCAATATCGCTACAAAGCACAAGGTGGGGCATGGTCTTCGTACAACCTTATTCCTGTAGGGCAATCCAATTTTACATTGAACAATCTCACAGCCTGTACCAATTACGATGTAGAGATTGTCTCTTTTTGTAATGGCTCAACAGGTGAAAAAAACTTTTTTAGCTTCAAAACCGATGGTTGCTGTGAAGCTCCTAGAAATATCACCCATACTTCAGTTAGTCCTGATTCGGTATATGTGGAGTGGTCTAGTGTGCTAGCTGCCAATAGTTATCTAGTTGAATACAAAGAAATTAATACCACAACATGGCAACAACTGCCTAGTACAAGTAACAACAGCTACTGGTTATCTGGTCTAAATGCCTGTAGTTATTATGATTTGCGTATTCAAACGATTTGTAATAATGGTGCTAGAACCAATTATTCGGATACCATCCACTTTGTAACATTGGGCTGTGCATCTTGCAGTACAATCAATTACTGTGCTGCCAATGGCAACAATACGACCGATGACTGGATAGATACCTTTAGGGTTGATAATTTCACCTATGCTTCTGGCAATAATAATGGCTATTTTTTATATAGCAATATTGATATTTTCCTAGGCAAAGGAGACTTTCACAACATAGCGATTAGTCAAGGTAAGAGCTTTACAGAGCATGTAAAAATTTGGTTGGATTTAAACCAAGATGGTGATTTTTGGGATCCAGGAGAAGAAATTTATAGTGCTGTTATGCCTGTTAATATGTCTACAATCTACGGTTCTATCATTGTCCCTCCAACTGCTTTGTTGGGTGTTACTCGAATGCGTGTTGGGATTCGCTGGAACAACCCTCCATTGGTCTGTGGGGTAACCGATTTAGGAGAAATTGAAGATTATTGTGTGCAAATAATTCCAGGAACAGCCATCCAACAACTTCCTAGTAGCCTTAGCACTTGCACCATTGCCCCTAATCCTTTTTCTGAAAAGATTACATTAACGCTAGATTTAAACCAAGATACAGATGTTCATTTGTCAATTCTATCGGCAACAGGGCAATTGGTCTACCATGATATTTTAAAAAATCAAACAACAGGGGTTCATTCAATCGAGTTAGCTCCCAATATGCCAACAGGGGTCTATTTTCTACAAGTCAAAACACAAGACGGACAGGTCACTAAGCGAATTGTTAAATTATAA
- the rpsI gene encoding 30S ribosomal protein S9, translating to MEIINGLGRRKAAVARVYLKQGSGNVVVNGKDYKEYFPVEHVQGKILEPLTLVDVLSIYDLKVNVRGGGIKGQAEAVRLGIARALCKINEEFREPLKAAKLLSRDSRVVERKKYGKPKARKSFQFSKR from the coding sequence ATGGAAATTATAAATGGACTAGGGAGAAGAAAAGCTGCTGTTGCTCGTGTTTACTTAAAGCAAGGTAGTGGTAATGTTGTTGTGAATGGCAAAGATTACAAAGAATACTTCCCTGTAGAACATGTTCAAGGAAAAATTTTGGAGCCATTGACATTGGTTGATGTCTTGAGTATTTATGATTTAAAAGTTAACGTTAGAGGTGGTGGTATCAAAGGACAAGCAGAAGCGGTTCGTTTGGGTATTGCTCGTGCATTGTGCAAAATCAACGAAGAATTTCGTGAGCCTCTTAAAGCTGCTAAGTTACTATCTCGTGATTCTCGCGTTGTTGAGCGTAAGAAATACGGTAAACCTAAAGCACGTAAAAGCTTTCAATTTAGCAAGCGTTAA
- the frr gene encoding ribosome recycling factor, which yields MEEDLQFYIEATEDSMKDSIEHFKKEASRIRSGKATPAMFDGVKVDYYGSQTPIAQVANVKAQDGRTLVIAPWEKGMLQSIEQAIFQANMGVTPQNDGEIIRIVLPMLTEERRKELIKQAHTLVENAKVSIRNARRDAMNEIKKAVKEGYPEDAGKTKEAVVQALTDRYSNVVDELMKSKEKDILTI from the coding sequence ATGGAAGAAGACTTACAATTTTACATTGAGGCAACAGAAGACAGCATGAAAGATTCTATTGAACATTTCAAAAAAGAGGCTTCTAGGATTCGTTCAGGAAAAGCAACACCTGCTATGTTTGATGGTGTCAAAGTAGATTATTATGGTTCTCAAACGCCAATTGCACAAGTTGCTAATGTAAAAGCACAAGATGGTCGTACTTTAGTTATTGCTCCGTGGGAAAAAGGAATGTTGCAATCTATTGAGCAAGCTATTTTTCAAGCTAATATGGGCGTTACGCCTCAGAATGATGGCGAAATAATTCGAATTGTTTTACCGATGTTGACAGAGGAAAGACGAAAAGAATTGATTAAGCAAGCACATACCTTAGTTGAAAATGCAAAAGTTAGTATCCGTAATGCTAGACGTGATGCAATGAACGAAATTAAGAAAGCAGTCAAAGAAGGGTATCCTGAAGATGCAGGAAAAACGAAAGAAGCTGTTGTTCAAGCTCTAACGGATAGGTATAGCAATGTCGTAGATGAATTGATGAAAAGCAAAGAAAAAGATATTCTTACGATATAA
- a CDS encoding nuclear transport factor 2 family protein, which produces MQTIIHRFYDAFQKADAQGMIACYHDDIIFCDPAFGVLKGSDAKAMWTMLCQNARDLKIEYSNVQADNNKGTAHWEAWYTFSQTGRNVHNIIDAKFEFKDGKIIKHTDDFNLRNWAKQALGFKGFLLGGTAFFQKKLQEQTQKSLSKFKQQQGQTL; this is translated from the coding sequence ATGCAAACGATTATACATAGATTTTACGATGCATTTCAGAAGGCAGATGCTCAAGGAATGATTGCCTGTTATCACGATGATATTATATTTTGTGACCCTGCATTCGGGGTACTCAAAGGCAGTGATGCCAAAGCCATGTGGACCATGCTTTGTCAGAATGCTAGAGATTTAAAAATAGAGTATTCTAACGTGCAAGCAGACAACAACAAAGGCACTGCTCACTGGGAGGCGTGGTATACGTTTTCTCAAACAGGAAGAAACGTCCACAATATCATTGATGCAAAATTTGAATTCAAGGATGGAAAAATCATTAAACATACCGATGATTTTAATTTGCGGAACTGGGCTAAACAAGCACTAGGTTTCAAAGGTTTTTTGCTAGGAGGAACTGCCTTTTTTCAGAAAAAACTACAAGAACAAACCCAAAAGTCTCTGTCTAAGTTTAAGCAACAACAAGGGCAAACATTGTAG
- the tsf gene encoding translation elongation factor Ts produces MATIKITAKDVKALRDQTGAGMMDCKKALVEANGDMEEAIAYLRKKGQKMTEKRADRDAKEGVVVAATSEDNSKGIIVRIGCETDFVAKNDDFVAFAKSVADKALAEFVATKEDLLAVTMDGQTIADKLVERTGVIGEKIELAAYERLEATQVVPYIHMGHKAGVIVGFNKANDSLEEAGRNVAMQIAAMHPIAVDKDGVDASVVEKEIEIGKEQARQEGKPEAMLEKIAQGKLGKFYKEKTLLNQEYVKAEKKETVKQYIQSIDKELTVTDFKHVTLG; encoded by the coding sequence ATGGCTACTATTAAAATTACTGCCAAAGATGTAAAAGCCTTGCGTGACCAAACTGGTGCAGGGATGATGGATTGCAAAAAAGCACTTGTTGAAGCAAACGGTGATATGGAAGAAGCAATCGCATACCTTCGTAAAAAAGGTCAAAAAATGACTGAGAAGCGTGCTGATCGCGATGCTAAAGAAGGTGTTGTTGTTGCTGCTACTTCTGAGGATAACTCTAAAGGAATTATCGTTCGTATCGGTTGTGAAACTGATTTCGTTGCTAAAAACGATGATTTTGTTGCTTTTGCTAAATCTGTTGCTGACAAAGCATTGGCAGAATTTGTTGCTACAAAAGAAGATTTGTTGGCTGTAACTATGGATGGTCAAACAATTGCTGATAAATTAGTTGAAAGAACTGGTGTTATTGGTGAAAAAATTGAATTGGCTGCTTACGAAAGACTAGAAGCTACTCAAGTAGTTCCTTATATTCATATGGGACACAAAGCAGGTGTTATTGTTGGTTTCAACAAAGCAAACGATTCTCTAGAAGAAGCAGGAAGAAACGTAGCAATGCAAATTGCAGCAATGCATCCTATCGCTGTTGACAAAGATGGTGTTGATGCTTCTGTAGTTGAGAAAGAAATCGAAATTGGAAAAGAGCAAGCTCGCCAAGAGGGTAAACCAGAGGCAATGCTTGAAAAAATTGCTCAAGGTAAACTAGGGAAATTCTACAAAGAAAAAACCTTGTTGAACCAAGAATACGTAAAAGCTGAAAAGAAAGAGACTGTTAAACAATATATTCAGTCTATCGATAAAGAACTTACTGTTACTGATTTCAAACATGTAACTTTAGGTTAA
- the pyrH gene encoding UMP kinase — protein sequence MAIRYKRVLLKLSGESLMGEDEYGINPDMLQHYAEEITSIVKQGVELAIVIGGGNIFRGLQASKSNISRVQGDYMGMLATVINGLALQSALEKNGIFTRLMTAIAMDQIAEPYIRRRAISHLEKGRVIIFSAGTGNPYFTTDSAAALRASEINADVILKGTRVDGVYTADPEKDPLATKYDNVSFAEVIKSKLNIMDMTAFTMCAENDMPIIVFNIGKPKNLSRIVQGELVGTLVE from the coding sequence ATGGCTATCCGTTACAAAAGAGTTTTATTAAAATTGAGTGGAGAATCGCTTATGGGCGAGGACGAGTATGGAATCAATCCTGATATGTTACAGCATTATGCTGAAGAAATAACAAGTATCGTTAAACAAGGTGTTGAATTGGCCATTGTTATCGGTGGTGGTAATATTTTTAGAGGTTTACAAGCTTCTAAGTCCAATATTAGTCGCGTACAAGGAGATTATATGGGAATGTTAGCAACGGTTATCAATGGACTAGCTTTGCAGAGTGCTTTAGAGAAAAATGGTATTTTTACTCGATTAATGACGGCTATTGCAATGGATCAAATTGCAGAACCTTATATCCGTAGACGTGCTATTTCGCACTTGGAAAAAGGAAGGGTCATTATTTTCTCGGCAGGGACTGGAAATCCATATTTTACAACGGATTCTGCTGCTGCACTTAGAGCAAGTGAAATTAATGCGGATGTTATTTTAAAGGGAACCCGTGTGGATGGAGTCTATACTGCTGACCCAGAAAAAGATCCATTGGCTACCAAATATGATAACGTATCTTTTGCTGAAGTTATCAAGTCCAAGTTAAACATTATGGATATGACGGCGTTTACAATGTGTGCAGAGAACGATATGCCAATCATTGTATTCAATATTGGAAAGCCTAAGAACCTATCTAGAATTGTTCAAGGTGAATTAGTTGGAACATTGGTGGAATAA
- a CDS encoding TonB-dependent receptor produces MKCPLLLTVIFCLFCFNNWLQAQSITGTVLNQETQAPIENALVELLNHSPIISATTNAEGKFVLRDIPIGKHRLSIDAEDYLPQVYAFETGQTARIQIQLTPFNEDAETTVRERLNTKITTASQNSESLLNAPASVHIVTNQEIEERGYTSLTDILEDIPEVEIQDKATGVYYNHITVRGIQGSERFLILLDGMRINSMATTQHTVDKNFLIRYAKRVEIILGPASALYGADAFTGVINIISKDGYKTQRAEIEGSYGMYHTTENNFFTGFGNKDISFNLNGGVYYSKEPNLSKLYPQEFAWHNNQYSTNGYVLNNLSRTDTTQIDIAPFDLTRLAYFAHGKLNIKQLELGAMHNTQTHSSSLGNKPGFSPYIPEAQYSISLTNAYVKHLWKKKPNSKVSILSSLNWNYYNINNNSKFINFFTSYKKGFKYGFNHNIKLNESINISLHKRHNLIVGLSYQYTYGLPKSSDLPFQYNPFQPAADQNFYYIGTNVEDKNGTNQAVASKFYFFDQHYAGTFLQYQGNINNFLLITLGARFDYSASKLKDSDNVQQYYDINPRLGIVIKPVETLRFKLFYGEAFLAPSPEKRFEHFGSFSIENDQNGDFNAFRGNFWHLPNPDLAPEKIRSAEFSTSYTNEQLSLSLGGYYNSITNLVDLEITFGEEFLGIPIDVVERSVNKSTAYSYGGTFKALFQHYFDQRKTTKINVYASYSLSDGRVNDSLPLIFSAQHTVKAGLTFKYKRLNIHARGFFRTSSFNQLGVGNQPFFLLNAFANYRLYESKRKKFALDIFVRVRNLTNARYYNMTQVATPVFEQAPQDPIRVTAGLRVRFVK; encoded by the coding sequence ATGAAATGTCCCTTACTACTTACAGTAATTTTCTGTTTGTTTTGTTTTAATAATTGGCTTCAAGCACAAAGCATAACAGGAACTGTTCTCAACCAAGAAACACAAGCTCCTATTGAAAATGCCTTAGTCGAATTACTGAATCACAGTCCCATTATTTCAGCGACAACCAATGCTGAAGGGAAATTTGTTCTACGTGATATTCCTATAGGAAAACATCGCCTATCTATTGATGCAGAAGACTATTTGCCACAAGTATACGCTTTTGAAACAGGGCAAACAGCCCGCATACAAATCCAACTTACTCCCTTTAACGAAGATGCCGAAACGACAGTAAGGGAACGTTTAAATACAAAAATTACAACAGCTTCTCAAAATTCAGAGAGTTTATTAAATGCACCTGCTTCTGTTCATATTGTAACCAATCAAGAAATAGAAGAACGAGGGTATACTTCGTTAACAGATATTTTAGAAGATATTCCCGAAGTAGAAATTCAAGATAAGGCAACAGGAGTTTATTACAACCACATCACTGTCAGAGGTATTCAAGGATCAGAACGTTTTTTGATTTTGCTAGATGGAATGCGCATCAACTCAATGGCAACTACTCAACATACTGTTGATAAAAACTTTCTCATTCGATACGCCAAACGAGTAGAAATTATTCTAGGTCCCGCTTCTGCATTATACGGAGCCGATGCCTTTACAGGCGTAATTAATATTATTTCTAAAGATGGTTATAAAACACAACGGGCAGAAATAGAAGGCAGTTATGGTATGTACCATACTACTGAAAATAACTTTTTTACAGGATTTGGAAATAAAGATATTTCATTTAACTTAAATGGTGGGGTTTACTATTCCAAAGAACCTAATTTGAGTAAGCTTTATCCACAAGAATTCGCATGGCACAACAATCAATATAGCACCAATGGTTATGTCCTTAATAACTTGTCTAGGACAGATACAACTCAAATTGATATTGCCCCTTTTGATCTTACTCGTTTGGCTTATTTTGCGCATGGAAAACTAAATATAAAGCAGCTTGAATTAGGTGCCATGCACAATACCCAAACACATAGTTCCTCCTTGGGAAACAAACCTGGCTTTTCCCCTTATATTCCAGAAGCACAGTATAGTATATCCTTAACCAATGCTTACGTAAAACATCTTTGGAAAAAGAAGCCTAATAGTAAAGTTTCTATTTTGTCTAGCCTCAATTGGAATTATTACAATATCAACAACAATTCTAAATTCATCAATTTCTTTACCAGTTATAAGAAAGGGTTTAAATATGGTTTTAACCACAACATCAAATTAAATGAGTCGATCAATATCAGTCTGCACAAGAGGCATAATTTGATTGTGGGGCTTTCCTATCAATACACCTATGGACTTCCCAAAAGTAGTGATTTGCCTTTTCAATACAACCCATTTCAACCCGCAGCAGATCAAAATTTTTATTATATAGGTACCAATGTGGAAGATAAAAATGGAACCAATCAGGCTGTTGCTTCTAAATTTTATTTCTTTGACCAACATTATGCAGGGACATTTTTACAATATCAGGGAAACATCAATAATTTTTTGTTGATAACCCTAGGAGCTCGCTTTGATTATAGCGCCTCTAAGCTCAAAGATAGTGATAATGTACAGCAATATTATGATATTAACCCTCGCTTGGGAATTGTTATAAAACCAGTGGAGACCCTCCGTTTTAAATTGTTTTATGGAGAAGCATTCCTAGCACCTTCTCCAGAGAAAAGATTTGAACATTTTGGGAGTTTTTCTATAGAGAATGACCAAAATGGTGATTTTAATGCCTTTAGAGGTAATTTTTGGCATTTGCCCAATCCTGACTTAGCACCCGAAAAAATTAGAAGTGCGGAGTTTTCTACCAGTTATACCAACGAGCAATTATCCTTAAGTTTAGGTGGGTATTATAATTCGATTACTAACTTGGTTGATTTAGAAATAACTTTTGGCGAAGAGTTTCTTGGAATTCCCATTGATGTTGTTGAGCGATCTGTTAACAAATCGACCGCTTATTCTTATGGAGGTACTTTTAAAGCTCTATTTCAACATTATTTTGACCAGAGAAAAACGACTAAAATTAACGTCTATGCAAGCTATTCTCTCTCCGATGGTCGGGTGAATGATAGTTTGCCTCTTATTTTTTCGGCACAACATACCGTCAAAGCAGGCTTAACCTTTAAGTATAAGAGATTAAATATTCACGCTCGTGGCTTCTTTAGAACATCTAGCTTCAATCAATTAGGCGTTGGGAATCAACCATTCTTTTTATTAAATGCATTTGCTAATTATAGACTTTATGAAAGTAAACGAAAAAAGTTTGCCTTAGATATTTTTGTTAGAGTTCGCAACCTTACAAACGCACGATACTATAACATGACTCAAGTAGCAACTCCTGTATTTGAACAAGCACCACAAGATCCAATTCGAGTAACCGCAGGTTTGCGAGTACGTTTTGTAAAATAA
- a CDS encoding DUF4294 domain-containing protein, which translates to MTTIKIIITSLLLYSVGNLFAQGNSTAIRHGEYYGTTTINGHIVKILIIDGDTLPVADMEGIQVTQKRNFANREERRRYKQWRKYAAKVYPYAAEAIRLYREVEEATKDMKKGKKRKYGRKKEKELKPQYTEELKKLTKSQGYILIKMVERELKKPFFDVVVQLEGRWKAMQWQTLGRWYGYNLKTGYDPKDDELLESILADLNITYGTEKVKE; encoded by the coding sequence ATGACAACAATCAAAATAATCATAACCTCCCTCCTGCTCTATTCTGTTGGCAACTTATTCGCACAAGGAAATTCGACAGCAATTCGACATGGAGAATACTACGGCACTACAACCATCAATGGTCATATTGTCAAGATATTAATTATAGATGGCGATACCCTTCCTGTGGCAGATATGGAGGGCATACAAGTAACTCAAAAACGAAATTTTGCTAACAGAGAAGAACGTAGACGCTACAAACAATGGAGAAAATATGCTGCCAAAGTATATCCCTATGCCGCTGAAGCCATTCGGCTTTATAGGGAAGTAGAAGAAGCTACTAAAGACATGAAAAAAGGTAAAAAACGAAAATATGGTCGCAAGAAAGAAAAAGAATTAAAACCGCAATATACCGAAGAGCTAAAAAAGTTAACCAAATCGCAAGGGTATATTCTTATCAAAATGGTTGAGCGGGAATTAAAAAAACCTTTCTTTGATGTTGTTGTTCAATTAGAAGGTCGTTGGAAAGCCATGCAATGGCAAACATTAGGTAGATGGTATGGTTATAATCTAAAAACAGGATATGATCCCAAGGATGACGAGCTACTAGAATCTATTTTAGCCGATCTTAACATTACCTATGGAACTGAAAAAGTGAAAGAATAA
- the rpsB gene encoding 30S ribosomal protein S2 — translation MQTPSHKELLDAGCHFGHMKRKWNPKMSPYIFMERKGIHVIDLNRTIEGLETAAKALRQMAKSGKKIMFVGTKKQAREIISEAAQSVGMPYVTDRWLGGMMTNFSTIRQSIRKMQKIQTMLNDGSLDNITKKERLTMTRTHTKLERVFGGMAQLNRLPNALLILDINHEHLAVAEATRLGIKTVGVVDTNSDPTKVDFAIPANDDASKSIKIITDYLVAAIKEGLAERSQGKDEKAKTEETSA, via the coding sequence ATGCAAACTCCATCTCATAAAGAACTATTGGATGCAGGATGCCACTTTGGTCACATGAAAAGAAAGTGGAATCCAAAGATGAGTCCTTATATCTTCATGGAACGCAAAGGGATCCATGTTATCGACCTAAATCGTACGATCGAAGGTTTAGAAACAGCAGCAAAAGCGTTGCGCCAAATGGCTAAGTCTGGCAAAAAAATTATGTTTGTTGGTACTAAAAAGCAAGCTCGTGAAATTATCTCTGAAGCAGCACAAAGTGTAGGAATGCCTTACGTGACAGATCGTTGGTTGGGAGGAATGATGACAAACTTCTCTACGATTCGTCAGTCTATTCGCAAGATGCAAAAAATCCAAACCATGTTGAACGATGGTTCTTTGGATAATATTACTAAGAAAGAGCGTCTAACCATGACGCGCACTCATACTAAATTGGAGCGTGTTTTTGGTGGTATGGCTCAATTGAACCGTTTGCCAAATGCTTTGTTGATTTTGGATATCAATCACGAACACTTGGCTGTAGCTGAAGCTACTCGTTTGGGAATCAAAACAGTTGGTGTTGTAGATACAAACTCTGATCCAACTAAAGTAGATTTTGCAATTCCTGCTAACGATGATGCTTCTAAGTCTATCAAAATCATTACAGATTATTTGGTAGCTGCTATCAAAGAAGGCTTGGCTGAAAGAAGTCAAGGAAAAGACGAAAAAGCAAAAACAGAAGAAACATCTGCATAA
- the rplM gene encoding 50S ribosomal protein L13, with translation MDTLSYKTQSAKKETVSRTWLVIDAEGQPLGRMASKIAAVLRGKHKASYTPHVDCGDYVIVINAEKVLLTGKKLTQKVHYTHSGYPGGQKQRTPAQILAKYPNRLIEIAVKGMLPKTKLGNAMYKKLFVYEGSEHPHNAQKPSKLELK, from the coding sequence GTGGATACATTGAGCTATAAAACTCAATCGGCTAAGAAGGAGACTGTTTCTCGTACTTGGTTGGTCATAGATGCAGAAGGACAGCCATTGGGCCGTATGGCATCTAAAATAGCTGCAGTTTTGCGTGGAAAGCACAAAGCTAGCTATACCCCGCATGTAGATTGTGGTGATTATGTGATTGTAATTAATGCTGAAAAAGTATTGCTTACAGGTAAAAAATTAACACAAAAAGTACACTATACGCATTCAGGGTACCCAGGTGGGCAAAAACAAAGAACACCTGCACAAATCTTAGCAAAATACCCAAATCGTTTGATCGAGATTGCTGTAAAAGGAATGTTGCCTAAAACAAAATTGGGGAATGCTATGTACAAAAAACTATTTGTTTACGAGGGGTCAGAGCATCCACACAACGCTCAAAAGCCGTCTAAACTAGAGCTAAAATAA